The proteins below come from a single Deltaproteobacteria bacterium genomic window:
- a CDS encoding ATP-binding protein — translation MRTGTITLAIDSQLDSVFLVGQAVAAICGASPLGAAKAREVEAAVVEAVNNAIEHAYGNQSGHRVEVVIELQAGCVVCRVCDRGRTMQQSPSNLAEAAGEGAEEPTEGGRGFMIMRSLMDQVSYARAGDQNVLTLVKTFDPTRVSIR, via the coding sequence ATGCGCACGGGAACCATCACTCTGGCCATCGACAGCCAACTCGACTCGGTGTTTCTGGTCGGGCAGGCGGTGGCGGCGATCTGTGGCGCTAGCCCGCTAGGCGCAGCCAAGGCCCGCGAGGTCGAGGCTGCCGTCGTGGAAGCGGTGAACAACGCCATCGAGCATGCGTACGGCAACCAGAGCGGTCATCGCGTCGAGGTCGTCATCGAGCTGCAAGCCGGTTGCGTCGTGTGCCGGGTCTGCGACCGCGGCCGCACCATGCAGCAGTCGCCAAGCAATCTGGCTGAAGCGGCCGGCGAGGGCGCGGAGGAGCCCACCGAAGGGGGACGCGGATTCATGATCATGCGGTCGCTGATGGATCAGGTGTCCTACGCGCGGGCGGGCGACCAAAACGTACTGACGCTGGTGAAGACGTTCGACCCCACCCGTGTCAGCATTCGGTGA
- a CDS encoding STAS domain-containing protein: MELEQRSEGEVLVVRPVDKRLDARLAGGFRAQLAELVAAGHHRLVLDVHDVEFIDSSGLGALVAIRKQLGDSGELAICGARETVMSMFKLTRLDKVFEIFADEREAVAALSRGSA; the protein is encoded by the coding sequence ATGGAACTGGAACAACGGAGCGAGGGGGAGGTTCTCGTGGTCCGGCCGGTGGACAAGCGACTCGACGCGCGCTTGGCCGGCGGCTTTCGGGCGCAGCTGGCGGAGCTGGTTGCGGCCGGGCATCACCGCCTGGTCTTGGACGTGCACGATGTGGAGTTCATCGACAGCAGCGGGCTGGGTGCCCTCGTCGCCATCCGCAAACAGCTGGGTGACAGTGGCGAGCTGGCCATTTGCGGCGCGCGCGAAACCGTCATGAGCATGTTCAAGCTGACGCGCCTGGACAAGGTGTTCGAAATCTTCGCCGACGAACGCGAGGCCGTGGCGGCACTGTCGCGCGGCAGTGCGTGA
- a CDS encoding SpoIIE family protein phosphatase, giving the protein MMVRSRSSRSAPVVRDAGSDRPPLVLVADDDGVSRRVMARILQREGCKVLSAKDGEEAAALALETSPDLVLLDIVMPLKDGYEVCAELKRHPASAQIPIIFLSSLSEPADKIKGLELGAVDYVTKPFDRGEVLARVRAQLQLRRLTRELLAINQELRDKQARLDEDLRAAAVIQSSLIPAAPPAIAGVRVAWRFAPCGEVGGDIFNLVPLDSRHLALYVIDVSGHGVPAAMVTVSLSQSLSLSAGLLVAPGRPPAPRLPAEVLQLLEREYPIERFGRYVTMCYALLDCVDGRLTYSAAGHPPPLLLRAGGEFEVLPAGGTIIGIGAPIAFEQEQVKLGAGDRLFLCSDGIAERADPAGELFGAERLQRVLAASRAQALDGVCDRVMESLLEFGAGRPLQDDVTMLVVEFEGQGAAEG; this is encoded by the coding sequence ATGATGGTGCGTTCCCGGAGCAGTCGCTCGGCGCCGGTCGTGCGCGATGCCGGCAGTGATCGCCCGCCGCTGGTGCTGGTCGCCGATGACGACGGCGTCAGTCGCCGGGTGATGGCCCGCATTCTTCAACGAGAGGGCTGTAAGGTGTTGAGCGCCAAGGATGGCGAGGAAGCAGCCGCGCTGGCACTCGAGACATCCCCTGATCTCGTCCTGCTCGATATCGTGATGCCGCTGAAGGATGGCTATGAGGTCTGTGCCGAGCTCAAGCGCCATCCGGCCAGTGCCCAGATCCCGATCATCTTCCTCTCGTCGCTGTCCGAGCCGGCCGACAAGATCAAAGGATTGGAGCTCGGGGCGGTCGATTACGTCACCAAACCGTTCGACCGGGGCGAGGTGTTGGCGCGCGTCCGCGCACAGCTGCAGCTTCGGCGGCTCACGCGTGAGTTGCTGGCGATCAACCAGGAGCTGCGCGACAAGCAAGCGCGGCTGGATGAGGATCTACGCGCGGCCGCGGTGATCCAGAGCAGCTTGATACCGGCAGCGCCGCCGGCGATCGCCGGTGTGCGCGTAGCTTGGCGCTTTGCGCCTTGCGGAGAAGTCGGTGGCGATATCTTTAATCTCGTGCCGCTGGACTCGCGGCATCTGGCGCTCTACGTCATCGATGTCAGCGGCCACGGCGTCCCGGCGGCGATGGTGACCGTGTCGTTGTCGCAAAGCCTGTCGCTGAGCGCTGGCTTGCTGGTGGCGCCGGGCCGGCCGCCAGCGCCGCGGCTGCCGGCTGAGGTCTTGCAGCTGCTCGAACGCGAGTATCCAATCGAGCGCTTCGGTCGCTATGTCACCATGTGCTATGCGCTGCTGGATTGTGTCGATGGGCGGCTGACCTACAGCGCCGCCGGCCACCCACCGCCGCTGCTGTTGCGTGCCGGCGGCGAGTTCGAGGTGCTGCCAGCGGGCGGTACGATCATCGGCATCGGTGCCCCGATTGCCTTCGAGCAGGAGCAGGTGAAGCTCGGCGCCGGGGATCGACTGTTCCTTTGCAGCGACGGCATCGCCGAGCGCGCCGACCCCGCGGGCGAGTTGTTCGGTGCGGAACGCTTGCAGCGAGTGCTGGCGGCGTCGCGGGCGCAGGCGCTGGACGGCGTCTGCGATCGCGTGATGGAATCGCTGCTGGAGTTCGGCGCTGGCCGGCCGCTCCAGGATGATGTCACTATGCTAGTAGTTGAATTCGAAGGGCAGGGCGCGGCGGAGGGTTGA